One genomic region from Glaciimonas sp. PAMC28666 encodes:
- a CDS encoding cell division ATP-binding protein FtsE — protein sequence MIKFSQVSKQYERNVFALRDITLTINKGDLIFLAGPSGAGKSTLLKMIGAIERPSSGTLTVSGQDVGKLKASGVPYLRRNLGLIFQEQRLLLDRSVLANVMLPLLVTGATRIHAETRSRAALDKVGLIDKALSQPQTLSGGEQQRVAIARAIVNRPQIILADEPTANLDRDNADHVLNALKSFHSAGVTCLISTHDEQFLHSANHVIFLDQGQIVDHWQNSSAGRSK from the coding sequence ATGATTAAATTCAGCCAAGTCTCAAAACAATATGAACGCAACGTTTTTGCCTTACGCGACATCACGCTCACGATTAACAAAGGCGACCTTATATTTTTGGCGGGTCCATCCGGTGCCGGAAAATCGACGCTGCTAAAAATGATTGGTGCCATCGAGCGCCCCAGCAGTGGGACATTAACGGTCAGCGGTCAAGACGTCGGCAAGTTGAAGGCGTCCGGGGTACCTTATCTCAGACGCAATCTCGGTTTGATTTTTCAGGAGCAGCGGTTACTCCTGGATCGCAGCGTACTGGCAAATGTGATGTTACCGTTACTCGTCACCGGTGCCACGCGCATCCACGCGGAAACCCGTTCGCGCGCTGCGCTGGACAAAGTGGGCCTGATCGATAAGGCCCTGTCACAACCTCAGACGTTATCCGGCGGCGAACAGCAGCGCGTAGCGATTGCCCGGGCGATCGTTAATCGTCCGCAAATTATCCTGGCCGATGAACCGACCGCCAACCTTGATCGCGACAATGCGGACCATGTATTGAACGCCCTCAAGTCTTTCCATTCGGCGGGCGTTACCTGCCTGATTTCAACGCATGATGAACAGTTTCTGCACAGTGCCAACCATGTGATCTTTTTAGATCAGGGCCAAATCGTCGATCATTGGCAAAATTCCAGTGCCGGGAGAAGCAAATGA
- the rsmD gene encoding 16S rRNA (guanine(966)-N(2))-methyltransferase RsmD: MKQSKKPAPVHRQPPVQARQVRIIGGQWKRTPLAVIDSEGLRPTPDRVRETVFNWLTHVLDGRWADIRCLDLFAGTGALGFEAASRGAAAVMMVEHNTPAVRQLEATKAKLNASVVTIQRADASTFLQILAGKPSLEADNEVEKSRFNLIFLDPPYHQGWLEKTLPLCERLLTNDGLVYVEAERSLVGGPESALPEWLSGWQVVRADKAGIVFYHLLQREQR, translated from the coding sequence ATGAAGCAAAGTAAAAAACCAGCCCCCGTTCATCGTCAGCCCCCGGTTCAAGCTCGGCAGGTGCGGATTATTGGGGGGCAATGGAAGCGTACGCCCTTGGCCGTGATCGATAGCGAAGGCTTGCGGCCGACCCCGGATCGGGTGCGTGAGACGGTTTTCAACTGGTTGACGCATGTTCTAGACGGCCGCTGGGCCGATATCCGCTGCCTCGATTTGTTCGCCGGGACTGGCGCATTGGGGTTTGAAGCGGCAAGTCGTGGCGCAGCGGCGGTGATGATGGTGGAACATAACACCCCGGCGGTGCGCCAACTGGAGGCGACCAAAGCGAAATTAAACGCAAGTGTGGTGACAATCCAACGCGCTGATGCATCTACTTTTTTGCAGATATTGGCCGGAAAGCCCTCGTTGGAGGCGGATAATGAGGTCGAAAAGTCGCGTTTTAATTTGATTTTCCTTGATCCGCCTTATCATCAGGGGTGGCTGGAAAAAACGCTACCCCTCTGCGAACGCTTGCTCACTAACGACGGACTGGTATATGTTGAGGCAGAACGTTCGTTGGTGGGAGGCCCAGAGTCTGCGCTGCCGGAGTGGTTGTCTGGCTGGCAGGTAGTGCGGGCTGACAAAGCCGGAATAGTGTTCTATCATTTGTTGCAACGAGAACAACGCTAA
- a CDS encoding DUF1840 domain-containing protein, with translation MLITFKCKASPDVTMYEQHVQRIFELLHKEAKIGVITAAETGHAVQLLQGEIARTSAHEKSAEVERDVVAHHGENGDDHGHETTERVAYAARTRPLLDMLVAANKAGNDVLWGI, from the coding sequence ATGTTAATCACCTTTAAATGCAAGGCGTCACCTGACGTCACTATGTACGAGCAACATGTGCAACGCATTTTTGAATTGCTGCACAAAGAAGCGAAAATTGGCGTCATCACCGCCGCCGAAACCGGCCACGCAGTTCAGTTGCTGCAAGGGGAAATCGCCAGGACATCCGCGCACGAAAAATCGGCCGAAGTTGAACGCGACGTCGTAGCCCATCACGGCGAAAACGGCGATGACCACGGCCACGAAACCACTGAACGCGTCGCTTACGCTGCACGCACGCGGCCATTGCTGGACATGTTAGTGGCAGCAAACAAGGCGGGAAACGACGTACTTTGGGGTATTTGA
- the ftsX gene encoding permease-like cell division protein FtsX, whose amino-acid sequence MKTWLRQHLSAIAGAIAHLIKAPGSFAMNVLVVAIALALPFAGLTLLQNVRPVSEQLAVQPEISVFTAMDISREKATELGAPIRAILQQHDKHAKVSFVPREQALNDMKGKTGLADALTTLGQNPLPDAYVLQLSGFNNLTEANQIDSISAQLKALPGVDNVQVDSDWVKRLAALLHITRLMLLFLAVTLAVVVVAVVFNTVRLQVLTQREEIIVAKLVGATNAFIHRPFYYSGALLGLCAGGVALGGVAIGLQPLNQAIAEFARLYASEFLLLPLDLPFTLALLAISAGLGLIGAVFSVRRHLARLA is encoded by the coding sequence ATGAAAACCTGGCTGCGACAGCACCTATCAGCCATTGCCGGGGCTATTGCTCACTTGATTAAAGCCCCGGGCAGTTTTGCCATGAACGTTTTAGTCGTAGCCATTGCATTAGCGTTGCCATTCGCCGGATTGACGCTGCTTCAAAACGTTCGTCCTGTGTCCGAGCAGTTAGCCGTTCAGCCGGAAATCAGCGTCTTCACCGCCATGGACATTTCGCGTGAAAAAGCTACCGAGCTGGGTGCACCAATTCGTGCGATTTTGCAGCAACACGACAAGCACGCCAAGGTTAGCTTTGTCCCGCGCGAACAAGCGTTGAATGACATGAAGGGTAAAACCGGCCTGGCTGACGCACTCACCACACTCGGCCAAAACCCGTTGCCTGACGCTTATGTATTGCAATTGTCTGGCTTCAACAATCTCACTGAAGCGAACCAGATCGACTCCATCAGCGCGCAACTAAAAGCGTTACCCGGTGTTGACAATGTACAAGTCGATTCAGATTGGGTGAAACGTCTGGCAGCTTTGTTGCATATTACCCGCCTGATGCTGCTATTTCTGGCGGTAACGCTCGCAGTCGTAGTGGTCGCGGTAGTGTTCAATACCGTGCGCTTGCAGGTGCTGACACAACGTGAAGAGATTATCGTCGCCAAATTGGTGGGCGCGACCAATGCATTTATACACCGACCTTTTTATTATTCCGGCGCATTGCTGGGATTGTGTGCTGGCGGCGTTGCGCTAGGTGGAGTTGCCATCGGACTGCAGCCGCTGAATCAGGCCATCGCCGAATTTGCACGACTCTATGCTTCCGAGTTTTTATTGCTGCCGCTAGACTTACCCTTTACTTTAGCGCTGCTGGCCATTAGCGCGGGATTGGGATTAATTGGCGCAGTATTCTCGGTGCGGCGTCATTTAGCCCGCCTGGCGTAA
- the rsmB gene encoding 16S rRNA (cytosine(967)-C(5))-methyltransferase RsmB, whose protein sequence is MPSPKPSALKSSQHVSQPTAAQQKVAARAPSLRPDVKNRLNFSTLKTESLAYALLGAGQAIAMVRDGASLPQALSQVFAQSAAPAATRGAIQDIAYRTMRSVGLAEVLIAALTSKAPEPSLLHGVLCCALSLLAEVDKPAYDQFTVVDQAVTATASDLNIAHAKGMVNAVLRRFLREREALTADANQNPLALWNYPVWWIDQMQAAYPQDWQAILTRGNQPPPLTLRVNQRKISVPKYLQLLAENSIAARQIGPVAVRLEKPLPVNQIPGFEAGLVSVQDAAAQLAAPLLDLQDGMRVLDACAAPGGKTCHLLELADVTVTALDHDAKRLQRIAQNLQRLQLNATLQVGDARLGANSGSTESIANGWWDGQLFDRILADVPCTASGIVRRHPDIRWLRRATDTDQLATLSADILDNLWQMLRPDGKLLLVTCSLWPQESEQQAVAFAQRNQAIRLTAPGQLIPTTGDEHDHDGLFYALFQKT, encoded by the coding sequence ATGCCATCACCGAAGCCGTCTGCATTGAAATCGTCGCAGCATGTGTCTCAACCGACAGCAGCACAACAAAAGGTAGCAGCGAGGGCGCCATCATTGCGGCCCGACGTCAAAAACAGATTAAACTTTTCGACGCTTAAAACTGAATCACTGGCTTACGCCTTGTTAGGCGCAGGTCAGGCTATCGCCATGGTCCGCGATGGTGCCTCGTTACCGCAGGCGTTGTCGCAGGTGTTTGCCCAATCTGCCGCGCCTGCAGCGACACGTGGTGCGATTCAGGATATTGCATACCGGACAATGCGCAGCGTCGGTTTGGCCGAGGTGCTGATTGCAGCGTTGACGAGCAAGGCACCAGAACCCTCTCTGTTGCACGGCGTACTATGTTGCGCCCTGAGTTTGCTGGCAGAGGTCGACAAGCCCGCCTATGACCAGTTTACCGTGGTGGATCAAGCCGTCACCGCGACCGCTTCCGATCTGAACATCGCCCATGCCAAAGGCATGGTCAACGCCGTGCTGCGGCGCTTTTTACGTGAACGCGAAGCACTTACCGCCGATGCCAATCAAAATCCATTAGCATTATGGAACTATCCGGTATGGTGGATCGACCAGATGCAAGCGGCTTACCCGCAAGATTGGCAAGCCATCCTGACACGCGGCAATCAGCCGCCGCCGCTGACGTTGCGTGTCAACCAGCGCAAGATCAGTGTTCCAAAATACTTACAACTTCTTGCAGAAAACAGCATCGCTGCCCGGCAAATTGGCCCGGTAGCCGTGCGTCTGGAAAAACCGCTGCCGGTGAACCAGATCCCAGGATTTGAAGCTGGCCTGGTTTCGGTGCAGGACGCCGCCGCGCAATTGGCTGCTCCCTTATTGGATTTACAGGACGGCATGCGGGTACTGGATGCCTGTGCCGCTCCCGGTGGAAAAACCTGTCATTTACTCGAACTGGCCGATGTTACGGTCACGGCGCTAGACCACGACGCCAAGCGCTTGCAACGGATAGCGCAAAATTTGCAACGATTACAATTAAACGCAACGCTGCAAGTAGGTGATGCGCGGCTGGGAGCGAACTCAGGGAGCACTGAAAGCATCGCTAACGGGTGGTGGGATGGTCAACTATTTGACCGCATTCTGGCTGACGTTCCGTGCACTGCCTCTGGTATCGTGCGTCGCCACCCTGATATCCGCTGGTTACGACGCGCTACCGACACTGACCAACTAGCAACACTTTCCGCAGATATACTGGACAACCTTTGGCAGATGCTACGGCCAGATGGTAAATTGTTGCTCGTAACCTGTTCATTATGGCCGCAAGAGTCGGAGCAGCAAGCGGTAGCGTTTGCACAACGCAATCAGGCGATAAGATTAACCGCACCGGGCCAGCTAATACCGACAACAGGCGATGAGCACGATCATGACGGTCTGTTTTATGCGTTGTTCCAGAAAACCTGA
- a CDS encoding DUF4390 domain-containing protein — protein MLILSLASLSPSVYAADGADMTRARIETSEDGYRLSAAFSFELNRGLEDAINRGVPLYFTTEVELTRPRWYWFDEKAINATQTIRISYNVLTRRYQAAINGSLQQSFDSLDDALSLIRRPSRWIIADKGALQVGEIYRVAVRMGLDLAQLPKPFQVNALNNSDWRLSSDWKTFNYKAE, from the coding sequence ATGCTAATATTGTCGCTTGCGAGCCTGTCGCCCTCCGTCTATGCTGCCGACGGTGCCGACATGACGCGGGCGCGGATCGAAACCAGTGAAGATGGTTACCGCCTTTCCGCCGCATTTTCATTTGAACTCAATCGCGGGCTGGAAGATGCGATCAATCGTGGGGTTCCCTTATACTTCACCACAGAAGTCGAGTTAACCCGGCCGCGATGGTACTGGTTTGACGAAAAAGCGATCAACGCTACGCAAACAATCCGTATTTCGTACAACGTCCTGACGCGTCGTTATCAAGCCGCTATCAATGGCAGCTTGCAGCAGAGCTTTGACTCGTTAGACGACGCTCTGTCGTTAATTCGGCGTCCTAGCCGCTGGATCATCGCCGACAAGGGCGCACTTCAGGTTGGCGAGATCTATCGGGTCGCCGTCCGCATGGGACTTGATCTCGCGCAACTACCCAAACCGTTTCAGGTCAATGCGTTAAATAACAGCGACTGGCGGCTTTCTTCCGACTGGAAAACCTTCAACTACAAGGCAGAGTAA
- a CDS encoding YfhL family 4Fe-4S dicluster ferredoxin, translated as MALLITDDCINCDVCEPECPNGAIYMGPLIYEIDPHKCTECVGHFNEPQCQQVCPVSCIPLDPAWHESKEQLQAKYEQLQAEIKVV; from the coding sequence ATGGCATTACTAATTACTGACGATTGTATTAATTGCGACGTATGCGAGCCAGAGTGCCCGAACGGTGCGATTTATATGGGTCCTTTGATTTATGAAATCGATCCACATAAATGCACGGAATGCGTGGGGCACTTCAACGAGCCGCAATGCCAGCAGGTCTGTCCGGTAAGTTGTATTCCTCTCGATCCTGCGTGGCATGAGAGCAAGGAACAATTACAAGCTAAATACGAGCAATTACAGGCCGAAATTAAAGTTGTCTAA
- the coaD gene encoding pantetheine-phosphate adenylyltransferase, with the protein MVTAVYPGTFDPLTRGHEDLVRRASGLFDKLVVGVADSKSKKPFFSLDERLSIANEVLGHYPNVQVESFSGLLKDFVRQHDANVIMRGLRAVSDFEFEFQMAGMNRYLLPDVETLFLTPSDQYQFISGTIVREIATLGGDVSKFVFPSVEKWLKEKLAAQAAVQHGKV; encoded by the coding sequence ATGGTCACAGCTGTATATCCGGGAACATTTGATCCGCTGACACGTGGGCACGAAGATCTGGTGCGTCGTGCGTCGGGATTATTTGACAAGTTGGTGGTGGGCGTCGCCGATAGCAAAAGCAAAAAACCTTTCTTTTCATTAGACGAGCGGTTATCTATTGCTAATGAAGTATTGGGACATTACCCTAATGTGCAGGTAGAAAGCTTTTCCGGTTTGTTAAAAGATTTCGTGCGCCAACATGATGCTAACGTCATCATGCGCGGATTGCGTGCTGTCTCAGACTTCGAATTTGAATTTCAGATGGCTGGAATGAACCGCTATTTACTTCCAGATGTCGAAACCTTGTTTTTGACCCCTTCCGATCAGTACCAGTTTATCTCCGGCACAATAGTGCGGGAGATTGCAACGCTGGGTGGCGATGTGTCTAAATTCGTCTTTCCATCGGTAGAGAAGTGGTTAAAAGAGAAACTGGCAGCGCAGGCTGCGGTGCAGCACGGTAAAGTATAA
- a CDS encoding MFS transporter, with the protein MTVASGLPERALVPATIPTWITLLLAIACGAIVANLYYAQPLIGLISTSIQLSPAAGGLVVTLSQIGYCLGLLFIVPLGDLIENRRLVVSALIVTVLALIAAALSQSAWQFLLAALAIGLSSVAAQVLVPYATYLATPEKRGQVVGNVMSGLLLGILLARPMASLIANFWGWHAVFGMSAVVIGVLAVVLARHLPPRHPQTGLAYGHLLHSMWGLLTTTPILRRRAAYHALLFAVFSMFWTVVPMVLAGPMYKLSQFGIALFALAGVMGAIAAPIAGRLADRGLTRPATGVALTLALISYPAAHIGTAGSNFSLGMLVVAALLLDMGVSANLVLGQRAIFSLGGEVRSRLNGLYMAIFFAGGAVGSALGGWAYAQGGWNLVSWFGAATPLVALLYYFTEFKKESPSNVNLDAC; encoded by the coding sequence ATGACTGTAGCATCGGGTTTACCGGAAAGAGCATTAGTACCGGCTACCATTCCCACCTGGATTACGTTATTGCTGGCGATCGCTTGCGGCGCCATTGTGGCTAACCTGTATTACGCGCAACCTCTCATCGGCCTGATAAGTACGTCGATCCAGCTATCACCAGCCGCGGGTGGCCTGGTTGTCACGCTCTCGCAAATAGGCTATTGCCTGGGACTACTCTTTATCGTCCCGCTGGGGGATTTGATTGAAAATCGGCGACTTGTCGTCAGTGCGTTAATTGTCACCGTGCTTGCATTAATCGCCGCCGCACTATCGCAAAGTGCATGGCAATTTTTGCTGGCTGCGCTCGCCATTGGGCTAAGCTCGGTCGCGGCGCAGGTGCTGGTTCCTTATGCGACCTATCTGGCGACGCCTGAGAAGCGTGGTCAAGTGGTGGGCAATGTGATGAGCGGTTTATTGTTGGGGATACTGCTGGCGCGCCCTATGGCAAGCCTGATCGCCAATTTCTGGGGATGGCATGCCGTTTTTGGGATGTCGGCGGTAGTGATCGGCGTATTGGCAGTAGTTTTGGCGCGTCATTTGCCGCCGCGTCATCCTCAAACCGGATTGGCCTACGGCCATTTACTCCACTCCATGTGGGGCTTGCTGACCACGACGCCGATATTACGTCGTCGCGCCGCTTACCATGCGTTGTTATTTGCTGTGTTCAGCATGTTTTGGACGGTGGTACCTATGGTGTTGGCCGGGCCGATGTACAAGCTGTCTCAATTCGGAATAGCTTTATTTGCATTGGCGGGTGTGATGGGTGCTATTGCAGCGCCGATTGCGGGGCGTCTGGCCGATCGTGGCCTGACCCGGCCGGCCACCGGCGTGGCGTTGACACTGGCATTGATTTCTTATCCCGCCGCCCATATCGGCACGGCCGGTTCCAACTTTTCACTCGGTATGCTGGTGGTAGCGGCGCTGCTGCTGGACATGGGCGTCTCGGCCAATCTGGTGCTCGGTCAGCGCGCCATCTTCTCGTTGGGCGGTGAAGTACGCAGTCGATTGAATGGTTTATATATGGCGATATTTTTCGCCGGTGGGGCAGTTGGTTCAGCGCTGGGAGGTTGGGCTTATGCCCAGGGTGGCTGGAATCTGGTGTCTTGGTTCGGCGCTGCGACACCTTTGGTGGCGCTGCTTTACTATTTCACGGAGTTCAAGAAGGAGAGTCCTTCGAACGTAAATCTGGACGCCTGTTGA
- the ftsY gene encoding signal recognition particle-docking protein FtsY codes for MTPPKPAIAVIPAVTPPVFTAAIPASLETATIPAIPTAPPAVTAVSADSEEYEEEIIVPAALAAEQKRSWLTRLKSGLSKTSSNLTTLFVGAKINDDLYEELESALLVSDAGVEATLFVLKALKKTVKDERLTEAHQVKAALRTILISLLTPLQKSMEIGKHQPLVMMIAGVNGAGKTTTIGKLAKHLQAHKQSVLLAAGDTFRAAAREQLTIWGERNNVSVIAQESGDPAAVAFDAVHSAQARGTNVVMVDTAGRLPTQLHLMDELKKVKRVIAKGMASAPHEILLIIDGNTGQNALAQVKAFDDALGLTGLVITKLDGTAKGGILAAIAITRAIPVYFIGVGEQIEDLQPFDATDFVDALLR; via the coding sequence ATAACGCCACCGAAGCCAGCGATTGCGGTGATACCAGCCGTCACTCCTCCTGTATTCACCGCCGCGATTCCCGCCTCATTGGAAACGGCGACGATCCCGGCGATCCCGACGGCGCCACCGGCTGTCACCGCTGTCAGCGCTGACAGCGAAGAGTATGAAGAAGAAATAATCGTTCCAGCAGCGCTCGCTGCCGAGCAAAAGCGCTCATGGCTGACCCGCTTAAAAAGCGGACTGTCGAAAACCTCTTCCAACCTCACCACGTTATTCGTCGGCGCAAAAATCAACGATGACTTGTATGAAGAGTTGGAGTCTGCGCTTTTGGTCTCGGATGCAGGAGTTGAAGCCACCCTGTTTGTACTGAAAGCATTGAAGAAAACGGTCAAGGATGAACGCCTGACCGAGGCCCATCAGGTTAAGGCCGCGTTGCGGACTATTTTGATTTCACTCCTGACGCCCCTGCAAAAGTCCATGGAAATCGGCAAGCATCAACCGCTGGTAATGATGATAGCAGGCGTCAACGGTGCTGGCAAAACCACCACTATTGGCAAGCTCGCCAAGCATTTGCAAGCGCACAAGCAATCTGTTTTGCTGGCTGCGGGCGATACCTTCCGGGCCGCCGCGCGCGAACAACTGACCATCTGGGGTGAACGCAATAATGTCAGCGTGATCGCTCAGGAGTCAGGTGATCCCGCCGCCGTTGCTTTCGACGCAGTCCATTCGGCGCAAGCGCGCGGGACCAATGTTGTGATGGTGGATACAGCTGGTCGCTTGCCGACGCAACTGCACCTGATGGATGAGCTGAAAAAAGTGAAGCGCGTGATCGCCAAAGGAATGGCGTCGGCCCCCCATGAAATCCTGTTAATAATCGATGGAAATACCGGCCAGAACGCGTTGGCGCAAGTCAAGGCATTCGATGATGCACTCGGCCTGACCGGCTTGGTCATTACGAAGCTGGACGGCACCGCGAAAGGTGGCATATTGGCAGCAATCGCTATCACCAGAGCGATTCCTGTGTACTTCATTGGCGTTGGTGAGCAAATCGAGGACTTGCAACCGTTTGATGCGACCGACTTTGTGGATGCATTGTTGCGTTAA
- a CDS encoding LysE family translocator: protein MLTSYFGITSLGLFCFTVLLLNATPGPDTAYIVGRSVAQGRSAGLMSALGITAGCLVHGTLSAFGLTALLAASASAFMVIKLAGGGYLIYLGLKMLLKKPDPAGQGVNTAEMRPHHTIFVQALITNVLNPKVILFFLSFFPLFVRHDSPHKILAFLILGGVFALMSLCWNSGTALLAGTLSRHASNNPQIKQWLERTVGAAFIALGVKLAFTKI from the coding sequence ATGTTGACAAGCTATTTTGGCATTACCAGTTTGGGACTGTTCTGCTTCACTGTATTGCTCTTGAATGCCACCCCCGGACCGGATACCGCCTATATCGTTGGCCGCAGCGTGGCACAAGGACGCTCCGCAGGCTTAATGTCTGCGCTTGGCATCACGGCAGGTTGTCTGGTCCATGGTACGCTTTCCGCATTCGGTCTAACGGCTTTGTTGGCCGCTTCTGCCTCGGCATTTATGGTGATCAAACTGGCCGGAGGTGGTTATTTGATCTATCTGGGCCTTAAAATGTTGTTGAAAAAACCTGATCCAGCGGGCCAAGGCGTCAACACCGCGGAGATGCGCCCGCATCATACGATTTTTGTGCAGGCGCTGATTACCAATGTGCTGAATCCGAAAGTTATTTTATTTTTCTTGTCATTTTTCCCCTTATTCGTAAGGCATGACTCACCTCACAAGATATTGGCCTTTCTCATCCTTGGCGGCGTATTTGCCTTGATGTCGTTGTGCTGGAATAGTGGCACCGCGTTGCTGGCCGGCACACTCAGCCGCCATGCCAGCAATAACCCTCAGATCAAACAATGGCTGGAACGCACCGTCGGCGCCGCGTTTATCGCGCTAGGTGTAAAGCTCGCCTTCACTAAAATTTAA